In Deltaproteobacteria bacterium, the following proteins share a genomic window:
- a CDS encoding ImmA/IrrE family metallo-endopeptidase → MVLRSLKRATLLRKNFKIAYNNSKGHMLVRIPSRRDGGWGGGGSFMIAIFPEIVATAAAGDSERLAILVRQYFGAAESRAPKLDVSKLAESAGLAVRSLKIDARGALLAKDERGSFQIAIVLHPHLTAGASQFMLAHLLGRYLLEVQPMIARGDWQASGFQERDCALTRYAQGGAGGQQGSQTLRAVAAADAFAAALLLPAAMLERALEKLQDHGRVASFFGVHPSLVRRRLDDLRGASGAPVNFLDAETRAGFTPPEPTVVEPESAASQIIPPEPTMPRAYAASTYGSTEKMTRQKSFKDETQATPQAAERSASGMERLRAIARKLDKGV, encoded by the coding sequence ATGGTTTTGAGATCGTTAAAACGCGCAACGCTGCTCCGCAAAAACTTCAAAATAGCGTATAATAACTCCAAAGGCCACATGCTAGTCCGAATCCCCAGTCGGCGGGATGGTGGATGGGGCGGAGGGGGTTCGTTCATGATTGCGATCTTTCCCGAAATCGTTGCTACTGCAGCCGCCGGTGATAGCGAACGACTAGCCATACTGGTGCGCCAATATTTCGGTGCGGCCGAGTCAAGGGCTCCGAAGCTCGATGTTTCCAAGTTGGCTGAGTCGGCTGGCCTTGCTGTGCGTTCGCTTAAGATTGATGCCCGCGGCGCTTTGCTGGCAAAAGATGAGCGTGGCTCCTTCCAAATTGCCATTGTGCTCCATCCGCACCTCACGGCGGGCGCATCCCAGTTTATGCTGGCACATTTGCTAGGTCGTTATCTGCTTGAGGTGCAGCCCATGATTGCGCGGGGTGACTGGCAGGCAAGCGGCTTCCAGGAAAGAGATTGCGCCCTCACGCGCTATGCTCAGGGAGGTGCCGGGGGGCAGCAGGGATCGCAAACTCTACGTGCGGTGGCGGCAGCCGATGCCTTCGCTGCGGCACTGCTTTTACCCGCGGCTATGCTCGAAAGGGCGCTCGAGAAACTGCAAGACCATGGGCGTGTCGCTAGTTTCTTCGGCGTGCACCCGTCCTTAGTGCGCCGTCGGCTAGATGATCTCAGGGGCGCCAGCGGGGCACCAGTCAACTTTCTTGACGCCGAAACTCGGGCCGGGTTCACCCCGCCGGAACCGACCGTCGTCGAGCCGGAATCCGCTGCCAGTCAGATCATTCCACCCGAGCCGACGATGCCGCGCGCCTATGCGGCCTCTACTTATGGCAGCACGGAAAAGATGACGCGGCAAAAGAGTTTCAAGGATGAGACCCAGGCCACGCCTCAGGCAGCGGAGCGATCAGCCAGTGGCATGGAGAGGCTGCGCGCGATTGCCCGTAAGCTCGATAAAGGTGTGTGA
- a CDS encoding acetoacetate--CoA ligase: MTAYGDILWTPSAQRLASSHMSRFAAAMSKRSGFHLSEFSALHHWSVTEPGAFWGGVADYCGVKFMTPPRSVFVAPPAGRILGAQWFEGATLNYAEHLLAGDPTTEIIIAYAEGAATRVYTRAALRREVARCAAALKEHGVSAGDRVAGVVANVPEAIVAMLATTSLGGVWSSCSPDFGAAAVTDRLRQIAPKVVFFTERYQYGGKAFDCAAQIQATREALPHLRAAVGIDHLSGSAHARAPGLIAWEEFLYAEDAVLSFVPRAFNDPLFILFSSGTTGVPKAIVHSVGGTLVQHLKELMLHADIGPGSRLMFYTTCGWMMWNWMVSALATGASLVLFEGSVATPDLGVFWRTAKEARVTALGTSPKFVATSMAQSYDVRAVLFDYAPRTVLTTGAPLLPEHFAWLYQMLAPADGDLHVASISGGTDIVSCFMLGTPTLPVRAGEIQYAGLGMDIDAWDDAGRSCRETKAELVCKTPFPSMPIGFWNDEGGKRYHSAYFEHYDHCEVWRHGDFVEITRHGGIVVYGRSDATLNPGGVRIGTAELYRQVETIPGIVDAIAVARRQDGDEAIVLFVKLAPGVALDEQLQREIKRTLRERLTPRHVPHKIMQVGDIPYTRSGKKVELAVTQAIHGEPVTNLAALANPEAMAEFQALALAWPK; the protein is encoded by the coding sequence ATGACCGCTTACGGCGACATTCTTTGGACCCCGAGTGCGCAGCGTTTGGCAAGTAGCCACATGAGCCGTTTTGCGGCCGCCATGAGCAAGCGCAGCGGCTTCCATTTGTCCGAATTTAGCGCCCTGCATCACTGGTCGGTGACGGAGCCAGGTGCATTTTGGGGCGGCGTGGCTGATTACTGCGGCGTCAAATTTATGACACCGCCTAGATCAGTTTTCGTGGCGCCACCGGCGGGGCGTATCCTCGGGGCACAATGGTTCGAGGGGGCGACGCTCAATTACGCGGAGCACCTTTTAGCCGGTGATCCCACGACTGAGATTATCATCGCCTATGCCGAGGGCGCCGCGACGCGCGTTTACACACGCGCAGCGCTGCGACGTGAGGTGGCGCGCTGTGCCGCTGCTTTAAAGGAGCACGGCGTGAGTGCTGGAGACCGCGTGGCGGGTGTGGTGGCTAATGTGCCTGAGGCGATTGTGGCGATGCTTGCCACGACTTCGCTAGGTGGCGTGTGGTCGTCGTGCTCGCCCGATTTCGGTGCCGCCGCCGTCACGGACAGATTGCGGCAGATCGCACCCAAAGTCGTCTTTTTCACCGAGCGTTACCAGTACGGTGGCAAGGCTTTTGACTGCGCAGCGCAGATACAGGCCACACGCGAGGCGCTGCCGCATCTACGCGCGGCCGTGGGTATCGATCACTTAAGCGGCAGTGCGCATGCCAGGGCACCAGGTCTCATCGCTTGGGAGGAGTTTCTCTATGCAGAGGATGCGGTCCTTAGCTTTGTTCCACGCGCTTTTAATGACCCACTCTTCATACTGTTCTCGTCCGGTACCACGGGGGTGCCCAAGGCTATCGTGCATAGTGTCGGCGGCACGTTGGTACAGCACCTAAAAGAGCTGATGCTGCATGCGGATATCGGGCCCGGCTCACGATTGATGTTTTATACGACCTGTGGCTGGATGATGTGGAACTGGATGGTCTCCGCCCTGGCGACGGGAGCTTCGCTCGTACTTTTTGAGGGCTCCGTGGCGACGCCAGATTTAGGCGTATTCTGGCGCACGGCTAAAGAGGCCCGTGTGACTGCGCTGGGTACAAGCCCGAAGTTTGTCGCCACATCAATGGCCCAGTCATACGATGTGAGAGCCGTGCTTTTCGATTATGCTCCGCGTACGGTGCTGACGACGGGAGCACCACTCTTGCCTGAGCACTTTGCGTGGCTTTACCAAATGCTTGCCCCTGCCGACGGCGATCTCCACGTGGCGTCGATTAGTGGCGGTACTGATATTGTTTCCTGCTTCATGCTTGGCACACCCACGTTGCCTGTTAGGGCGGGTGAGATTCAATATGCCGGACTTGGGATGGATATCGACGCCTGGGACGATGCCGGCAGATCATGTCGCGAGACTAAAGCGGAATTAGTTTGTAAGACGCCTTTCCCTTCCATGCCCATCGGATTTTGGAACGATGAGGGCGGCAAGCGTTATCATAGTGCGTACTTTGAGCACTACGATCACTGCGAAGTGTGGCGCCACGGAGATTTCGTCGAAATAACGCGGCACGGCGGCATAGTTGTCTATGGGCGTTCCGATGCGACGCTCAATCCCGGTGGCGTGCGCATAGGCACGGCGGAGCTATACCGCCAGGTTGAGACTATTCCAGGCATTGTTGATGCGATTGCGGTCGCGCGTCGCCAAGATGGTGATGAGGCGATCGTCCTGTTCGTTAAGTTAGCTCCAGGTGTGGCCCTGGATGAGCAACTCCAGAGAGAGATCAAGCGCACCTTGCGCGAGCGTCTCACTCCCCGCCACGTGCCGCACAAGATCATGCAGGTAGGCGACATTCCCTACACACGCAGTGGCAAAAAGGTCGAGCTGGCAGTAACCCAAGCAATCCATGGTGAACCAGTGACAAACTTGGCGGCTCTGGCCAATCCGGAGGCAATGGCAGAGTTTCAGGCCTTGGCTTTGGCATGGCCAAAGTAA
- a CDS encoding ABC transporter ATP-binding protein — translation MAVTAKSLYVGALKTHWVSYLFGTVALFSCSISEVLIPKVVQWALDLIGRKGSGLPLWLRRGSPESELHLLILILLIALIVGLFGRLGWRQLLARQTHVAGRELKVRLWGVLRHVPLGTFHDYSLGDLMNRATGDWNAVRAIHGFTLVQTLDLIFFSTLSVGCILWIHLPLGLASLVILPFLPLPILRLARREHDLHAVAQDQLGKLSDAVTQSLSTIRLQRATASEGPWEERLSHEAKLYSEQRFAVVKTGWKIYPLAAMPSLCAYAVMLVWGVSLVQSGQLTIGQFVAMQSYVLMLQGPLADMGECIAEWQRGFASFGRIVEIFNLQALAERWRGKDMRPTSDDPTIRVDHLHFAYAPGGRTILSDVSLDIDPGRHIGIFGPIGSGKSTLLSLIAGLTEAPRGAVRLAGVDVDALDRTWLAQYVTMVPQRAFLFAGTIRYNLELDQSLDDDALWRVLELVQLASDVRQFSDGLDSWVGEWGINLSGGQKQRLALARALLRRRQIILLDDCLSAVDAVTEESILQGLKAQLSGATVIWVAHRLSTLRLCDQVYKLDQGRLSVVNESTLAQELEGRHE, via the coding sequence ATGGCGGTGACGGCAAAGAGTTTATATGTAGGCGCCCTTAAGACGCATTGGGTATCGTACCTATTTGGTACGGTGGCCCTTTTTTCGTGCAGCATCTCCGAGGTCCTGATACCCAAAGTAGTGCAATGGGCGCTCGATCTTATTGGACGCAAGGGATCTGGCCTGCCCCTCTGGTTAAGACGCGGGTCCCCTGAGAGTGAGTTGCACCTACTGATTCTCATACTACTTATAGCCTTGATCGTCGGCTTATTCGGGCGTCTAGGTTGGCGTCAGCTCTTAGCAAGGCAAACACATGTAGCGGGCAGGGAACTCAAAGTTCGGCTATGGGGCGTCTTGCGCCATGTGCCTCTAGGTACCTTCCACGATTATTCTCTGGGCGATCTCATGAACCGGGCCACCGGCGACTGGAATGCCGTGCGCGCCATCCATGGCTTTACATTGGTGCAGACGCTCGATCTTATATTCTTTTCGACGCTCAGTGTGGGCTGCATCTTGTGGATCCATCTGCCGCTTGGGTTGGCGTCGCTGGTGATTTTGCCGTTTTTACCGTTGCCGATTTTGCGGCTAGCGCGACGCGAGCATGATCTTCATGCCGTGGCTCAAGATCAACTTGGCAAACTTTCGGATGCCGTCACGCAATCACTTAGCACCATCCGTCTGCAGCGGGCGACAGCCAGTGAGGGACCGTGGGAAGAGCGCCTCAGTCACGAAGCGAAACTTTACTCAGAGCAACGATTTGCGGTCGTTAAGACCGGGTGGAAGATCTATCCCTTGGCTGCAATGCCATCGCTTTGCGCCTACGCAGTGATGCTCGTTTGGGGTGTAAGTCTAGTCCAGAGTGGCCAGTTAACAATCGGTCAGTTTGTGGCAATGCAGTCCTATGTCCTGATGTTGCAGGGACCTCTGGCCGACATGGGCGAATGTATTGCCGAGTGGCAACGCGGTTTTGCTAGTTTTGGACGGATCGTCGAGATTTTCAATCTGCAGGCCTTAGCCGAAAGGTGGCGCGGCAAAGATATGCGTCCTACCAGTGACGATCCCACGATTCGCGTTGATCATCTGCATTTTGCTTATGCTCCCGGGGGACGTACGATCCTCAGTGATGTGTCGTTAGACATCGACCCAGGGCGCCATATTGGCATATTTGGACCAATTGGCAGTGGCAAGAGTACGCTCCTCTCACTGATAGCAGGGTTGACTGAGGCGCCCCGCGGTGCGGTCAGACTGGCTGGTGTCGATGTTGATGCGCTTGATCGCACGTGGCTAGCACAATATGTGACGATGGTGCCGCAGCGGGCTTTTCTCTTCGCCGGTACCATCCGCTATAACTTGGAGCTAGACCAGAGTCTGGACGACGACGCTCTGTGGCGTGTCCTTGAACTTGTGCAGCTTGCCAGTGACGTGAGGCAGTTTAGTGACGGTCTCGACAGCTGGGTGGGCGAATGGGGAATTAACCTATCGGGTGGACAAAAACAGCGGCTCGCCCTGGCACGCGCACTCCTCAGACGGCGCCAAATCATCCTTCTAGATGATTGTTTAAGTGCTGTAGACGCGGTGACGGAAGAGTCTATTTTGCAGGGATTAAAGGCGCAGCTCTCCGGGGCAACTGTCATTTGGGTGGCACATCGGTTATCGACTCTGAGGCTTTGTGATCAAGTGTACAAGCTTGATCAAGGTAGACTGTCAGTGGTGAACGAAAGCACCTTGGCGCAGGAGTTGGAGGGACGTCATGAGTGA